One part of the Actinotignum schaalii genome encodes these proteins:
- a CDS encoding DNA glycosylase AlkZ-like family protein, translating to MVNPDSEPRYLVDIATARKIAVTAQGLAPEARSAGASISDVFQRLGCVQIDSLQAVRRSQELVLLARGVDKDSLLLLHESSTGLFETWGHAHSLMPRAIWPLLHWRRRRIKQHGLSGPQVDHDVARAVLERIRENGPTAHSQLGRAVGQGWERSSPVKTACEWLLSIGDLAVISRDEKWQRIYCTPEQAGLPSSELLDEDESLNGTVALALRALGIARFDDVVDYFRFPKSANIRERCVASGYVPVEVRGFAGTWLAHEALIEEAHNASWETGSLTLLSPFDSLIWTRSRQRELFGKDYRLEAYKPAHKREFGYFGMPILCDERIIGRVAARVKDGHVAIENLEVDEGFSAESIRSEITSRLESWVN from the coding sequence ATGGTGAATCCTGATAGTGAACCGCGGTATCTCGTCGATATCGCAACCGCGCGGAAAATTGCGGTGACGGCGCAGGGGCTCGCCCCGGAAGCTCGCAGTGCCGGTGCTTCCATTTCCGATGTTTTCCAGCGCCTCGGCTGCGTTCAAATTGATTCACTTCAGGCTGTGCGCAGATCCCAAGAATTGGTTCTGCTGGCCCGTGGAGTGGATAAAGATAGCTTGCTGCTGCTGCACGAGAGTTCCACTGGCCTCTTCGAAACCTGGGGCCACGCGCATTCGCTTATGCCTAGGGCAATATGGCCCTTGCTCCATTGGCGTCGTCGTCGCATTAAACAACACGGGTTATCCGGTCCGCAGGTCGATCACGATGTGGCGCGGGCTGTGCTGGAGCGCATACGCGAGAACGGCCCCACGGCGCATTCGCAACTCGGGCGCGCGGTGGGGCAGGGCTGGGAGCGCAGCAGCCCGGTCAAAACGGCGTGTGAATGGTTGCTGAGTATCGGCGACCTCGCGGTAATCAGCAGAGACGAGAAGTGGCAAAGAATTTACTGCACGCCCGAACAAGCGGGTTTGCCGAGTTCGGAGCTTCTCGATGAGGACGAGAGTTTGAACGGGACCGTTGCGCTAGCCCTGCGCGCCCTCGGGATCGCGCGCTTTGACGATGTGGTGGATTATTTCAGGTTCCCGAAAAGTGCGAATATTCGCGAGCGCTGTGTCGCGAGCGGGTATGTACCGGTTGAGGTGCGCGGGTTTGCCGGAACGTGGCTTGCTCATGAGGCCCTTATTGAGGAAGCGCATAACGCCAGTTGGGAGACGGGTAGTCTCACGCTGCTCTCTCCCTTCGATTCGCTTATTTGGACGCGTTCGCGCCAGCGTGAACTCTTCGGGAAAGACTATCGGCTCGAAGCATATAAGCCCGCGCATAAACGGGAGTTCGGGTATTTCGGGATGCCGATTCTGTGCGACGAGCGGATTATCGGGCGCGTGGCGGCGCGGGTAAAAGATGGCCATGTGGCGATAGAAAACCTCGAGGTGGACGAGGGCTTCTCAGCCGAAAGTATTCGAAGCGAGATAACGAGTCGCCTGGAATCCTGGGTGAACTGA
- a CDS encoding type I polyketide synthase produces MTSVYESLTATPPASPWILQFAGQGTPWRAELDELLTSARLRADLSEVDAAAEDILAPVLPELTVISAGRLDLLGLRGPASAGRAPHTSVPGILLSQYGAYRDLAVRPTATIGHSQGVLATAMVESSDPASIFALARLIGAAASKVSGELGITASKDASPMLSVRGVGAPLLRRLAAKVPDADVAIINSREACVVSGRPAALTALVALIEREAEREARARADKLTGGEALHPVCEFLNVGAPFHSPLLEPAVALVDAWAARCSLNVERSDELARAVLTASLDWTAEFAAALDEAGQSGTPAGFVVDLGPGPNLKTIALENLAGTGVSYVDASTAAARDDLVTGVARVTRTRDWSEYAPQLRQIKGHTYLDTAFSRLTGRSPIMLGGMTPTTVDGEIVAAAANAGYWTELAGGGQVSEEVLAENLSTLREHLEPGRVAQFNTMFLDRYLWDLQFGSRRLVSRQRAAGAPLDGVVISAGIPEKDEALELIARLRAEGFPYIAFKPGTVAQIRQLVDIAAACPGAPLIAQVEDGHAGGHHSWENLEDLLIATYGQMREAGLIITVGGGLGIPERASSFLTGTWAEAYGMRPMPVDGVFIGTAAMAAKEAKTNPDVKQLLVDTPGVSPDDNGGWVAAGSTRGGICSTQSSLHADIYNVENAAARAARLLVEVDGDAEAIAARREEIITAINATAKPYFGDIAQMTYAQALRRYVELTVPWADEPTQTRFWEMLQRFEARLCETESGDVPTLFPTQAAAADPQAALERFLAAYPSAEEHTVLAQDEAWFVALASKYPKPVPFVPVINEQVLRFWGSDSLWQSHNPRYTADQVRIIPGPTSVAAITKVDEPIADILGRYEEDAVARVSASGAQAQPAFSRAARDRETFLRETPFIVWHGHLATNPAHLIPEAEIRDTPEGLEIFVPLDTLWDGTQAHQHVVRHMRIPLLLPESVATGGLPVVDDARLEAAMREVLAAMSGVGTTTLGGTPITKQPEMIDGIATLTFAVSPEINTLHAGITAPAGRTPAAVPSALLGSCWPTIYSAMGSGEADGYPIIEGLLSGVHLDHLEKVNVPVEEILEAGQLTARSWVASVAESSAGRVLTIRTNVAREDGTVVLEFQERFAMRGRATTTELPSEPAARGGVDADIIDTPRSVLRKVTVQAPTDMTAFAIVSGDFNPIHVSRNAALVAGMDAPLVHGMWLCAAAQHAVADPVAGRAPMHITGWTYRMFGMVNLGDAVDITVERVGRVRGGGLALDVTARCGDTVVSQASCTVSAPRTAYVYPGQGIQARGMTLDDRAASAAVREVWERADRHTRSALGFSILAVVRDNPVELRVRDEIFRHPDGVLNLTQFTQVALATVAFAQTSRLREQGSLVSGAYFAGHSLGEYNALSAYSQVFSLEDVLEIVYRRGTTMHHLVERDEQGRSNYRMGALRPNQFGVGDDAVRDYVAQVAAASGEFLEIVNYNLAGAQYAVAGTVAGLEALEKDANERARQAGGKRPFMLVPGIDVPFHSSVLRTGVAEFGDTLRAIVPADIKLEILEGRYLPNLVARPFELTEEFCDAILEVVPSQVVREIRADLPARLERDRVGTARELLIELLAWQFASPVRWIETQDYLIEAGVEDIVEIGLAASPTLANMATRTLALPKHAQRHVSVYNVQRDAKRVLHEDVASAPVAEDGFSDGAASAGGAQGAGGANGAAANGADTAAAAAPETAAAPETAAAAPALDAAPAAAAAATPAAAATPAPAAAPAGDGQPAADLPFRAGDALRVLLAWSTKIRLDQMGDADSVETLTNGVSSKRNQILMDMTAEFDLASMDGAAEAPLATLVSQVDQAAHSYKPFGSVLREAIADRLRSLTGAAGAKPARVAQRVQDTWQLGEGWVAHVTATILLGTREGKSVRGDELATLPLAPTSAAQLDELIDAAVRAVGAAHGINVALPSTGSGAGGVVDSAALDAYAERMDAILAGTARDLLARLGHNERPEAPATADDLALREAMSAELGSGWEDFVTPRFDPAQAVRLCDRWATAREDVAKIAFGREVTANFTGVGEEVARQAEWQAARNPKLAARLTKIARAARDTTPGIYAGKVAVVTGMAENSIAGAVVAGLLAGGATVVATSSRISTARLNFAKKLYRENAINGAELWLIPANLASFRDVDAITAWIGAEQRETVGATSKLVKPALIPDLLVPFAAPRVSGYLSDAGPEAENQARVLLWSVERLIGTLASLGTDAAIDHRMHVILPGSPNRGSFGGDGAYGEVKAALDAVVNKWRVEPWGQRTTIAHAKIGWVRGTGLMGGNDPLVEAVEAKGVHTWSTAEAGRELLTLFTPESVAAARTAPVIHDMTGGLGDINLPELAASITPPAPAPAAEEAPSVRALPSPVSIHQPTMDLGAFGNGSAKPEDLVVIVGLGETGPWGSSRTRWEAELGIQSDGDVDLTPAGVLELAWMMGLLTWFDTPKPGWYTPEGELVPEEDIFERYRDEVVARSGIRAFVDDGPLADIGTTDIAPVYLEKDVTFTVDSEAEARAHAEADPSFTSFFEEDGEWRVTRKAGALTYMPRRTTLTRRVGGQFPTDFDPAKWGIPASLVESADRMAIYNLMTAVDAFLSAGFSPAELLEYVHPVDVSSTQGTGFGGMTSMRRLYVDRFLGKDYPQDILQETLPNVIAAHTMQAYVGGYGSMIHPIGACATAAVSVEEGVDKITTGKAQFVVSGAIDDVQVESLIGFGDMNATADSAAMAKKGINPRFFSRAGDLRRGGFVEACGGGTVLLARGDVAAQMGLPVYGVVAYIRSFADGIQTSIPAPGLGALAAGMGGENSVLATNLRNLGVSVDDVAVLSKHDTSTNANDPNEAELHDRLFTALGRSAGNPLYVVSQKTLTGHSKGGAALFQMAGITQMFATGKIPGNKALDCSDPAFEERSYLVWPREVLEVGDIKAAVLTSLGFGHVSALMMLVHPAAFEAAIARTNGAKAAQLWRESADMRLLEGARHLVAGMVGHAPLYTETSVDERFAGDRHEGEAALLLDPRYRLVNGKYQLR; encoded by the coding sequence ATGACCAGCGTGTATGAATCCCTGACGGCCACCCCGCCGGCTTCCCCGTGGATCCTCCAATTCGCCGGCCAGGGCACCCCCTGGCGGGCCGAACTGGATGAGTTGCTCACCTCCGCACGGCTGCGCGCGGACCTGAGCGAGGTGGACGCGGCGGCCGAGGACATCCTCGCCCCGGTGCTCCCCGAACTCACCGTGATTTCCGCCGGGCGCCTCGACCTGCTCGGGTTGCGCGGCCCGGCCAGCGCCGGGCGTGCCCCCCACACCTCGGTTCCCGGCATCCTGCTCAGCCAGTACGGGGCCTACCGCGACCTGGCGGTGCGCCCCACCGCCACCATCGGGCACTCCCAGGGTGTGCTGGCCACCGCCATGGTGGAATCCAGCGATCCGGCCAGTATTTTCGCCCTCGCCCGCCTCATCGGGGCGGCTGCCTCCAAGGTCAGCGGCGAACTTGGGATTACCGCGAGCAAGGACGCCAGCCCCATGCTCTCGGTGCGGGGTGTGGGCGCCCCGCTGCTGCGCCGCCTGGCCGCCAAGGTCCCGGACGCGGACGTTGCCATTATTAACTCGCGGGAAGCCTGCGTGGTCTCCGGGCGCCCGGCCGCCCTCACCGCGCTGGTGGCCCTTATCGAACGCGAAGCCGAACGGGAAGCGCGCGCCCGCGCCGATAAACTCACCGGCGGGGAAGCCCTTCACCCGGTGTGCGAATTCCTCAACGTGGGAGCACCCTTCCATTCCCCGCTCCTCGAACCGGCCGTGGCCCTCGTGGATGCCTGGGCGGCTCGCTGCTCCCTCAACGTGGAACGCAGCGATGAGCTGGCCCGCGCCGTGCTCACCGCCAGCCTGGACTGGACCGCGGAATTCGCCGCCGCCCTGGACGAAGCAGGGCAGAGTGGCACCCCGGCCGGTTTCGTGGTGGACCTGGGCCCGGGCCCGAACCTCAAAACCATCGCCCTGGAAAACCTGGCCGGTACCGGGGTGAGCTACGTGGATGCCTCCACCGCCGCCGCCCGCGACGACCTGGTGACCGGGGTGGCGCGCGTGACCCGCACCCGCGACTGGTCCGAATACGCCCCGCAGCTGCGCCAGATCAAGGGCCACACCTACCTGGATACCGCCTTCTCGCGGCTGACCGGGCGCAGCCCGATTATGCTCGGCGGAATGACCCCGACCACCGTGGACGGGGAAATCGTGGCGGCCGCCGCCAACGCCGGCTACTGGACCGAACTCGCCGGGGGCGGGCAGGTCTCCGAAGAAGTCCTCGCGGAGAACCTCTCCACCCTGCGCGAACACCTGGAACCGGGCCGGGTAGCCCAGTTCAACACCATGTTCCTGGACCGCTACCTCTGGGATCTCCAATTTGGCTCGCGCCGGCTGGTTTCCCGCCAGCGCGCCGCCGGGGCGCCCCTGGACGGCGTGGTCATTAGCGCCGGCATTCCCGAAAAGGACGAAGCCCTCGAACTTATCGCGCGCCTGCGCGCCGAAGGTTTCCCCTATATTGCTTTCAAGCCCGGCACCGTGGCCCAGATCCGCCAGCTCGTGGATATCGCGGCAGCCTGCCCGGGCGCCCCGCTGATCGCCCAGGTGGAAGACGGCCACGCCGGCGGGCACCACTCCTGGGAGAACCTGGAAGACCTGCTCATCGCCACGTACGGCCAGATGCGTGAGGCCGGCCTCATTATTACCGTGGGTGGCGGCTTGGGCATTCCCGAGCGGGCGTCGTCGTTCCTTACCGGAACGTGGGCCGAGGCTTACGGTATGCGACCCATGCCTGTGGACGGCGTTTTCATCGGAACCGCGGCCATGGCCGCGAAGGAAGCGAAAACGAATCCCGATGTCAAGCAGCTGCTCGTCGATACGCCCGGCGTGAGCCCGGACGATAACGGCGGTTGGGTGGCGGCCGGCTCGACCCGCGGTGGTATTTGTTCCACCCAGTCCTCCCTGCACGCCGATATTTACAATGTGGAAAACGCGGCCGCCCGTGCCGCTCGCCTCCTCGTGGAAGTGGACGGGGATGCCGAAGCCATCGCCGCGCGCCGCGAGGAAATCATCACCGCGATCAACGCCACCGCGAAACCCTACTTCGGGGATATCGCGCAGATGACCTACGCCCAGGCGCTGCGCCGCTACGTGGAACTGACCGTGCCCTGGGCCGACGAACCCACCCAAACCCGCTTCTGGGAAATGCTCCAGCGTTTCGAAGCGCGCCTGTGCGAAACGGAAAGCGGGGATGTTCCCACGCTCTTCCCCACCCAGGCCGCCGCCGCCGATCCGCAGGCCGCACTTGAACGCTTCCTCGCCGCCTACCCGAGCGCGGAAGAACACACCGTGCTCGCCCAGGACGAAGCCTGGTTCGTGGCTCTGGCCTCCAAGTACCCCAAGCCGGTGCCCTTCGTGCCGGTGATTAACGAGCAGGTGCTGCGTTTCTGGGGCTCGGATTCCCTGTGGCAATCCCACAATCCGCGCTACACCGCGGACCAGGTCCGTATTATTCCCGGACCCACCTCGGTGGCCGCTATCACCAAGGTTGATGAGCCCATCGCCGATATCCTGGGCCGCTACGAAGAAGACGCCGTGGCCCGGGTGAGCGCGAGCGGCGCGCAGGCACAGCCGGCCTTCTCCCGCGCGGCACGTGACCGCGAAACCTTCCTGCGGGAAACCCCCTTCATCGTGTGGCACGGCCACCTGGCCACCAACCCGGCCCACCTCATTCCGGAAGCGGAAATCCGCGATACCCCGGAGGGCCTGGAAATCTTCGTGCCCCTCGATACCCTCTGGGATGGTACCCAGGCCCACCAGCACGTGGTGCGGCATATGCGCATCCCGCTGCTGCTGCCCGAATCGGTAGCCACCGGCGGGCTGCCCGTGGTGGATGACGCCCGCCTGGAAGCGGCCATGCGCGAAGTGCTCGCCGCGATGTCCGGGGTGGGAACCACCACCCTGGGCGGCACCCCCATCACGAAGCAACCCGAGATGATCGACGGCATTGCCACCCTCACCTTCGCGGTCTCCCCGGAGATCAACACCCTGCACGCGGGGATTACCGCGCCGGCCGGGCGCACCCCGGCAGCCGTGCCCTCCGCGCTACTCGGTTCGTGCTGGCCCACCATCTACTCCGCGATGGGTTCGGGCGAAGCCGATGGCTACCCGATTATTGAAGGGCTGCTCTCCGGCGTGCACCTTGATCACCTCGAAAAGGTGAATGTGCCGGTGGAGGAGATCCTAGAAGCCGGGCAGCTCACCGCGCGTTCGTGGGTCGCTTCCGTGGCTGAATCTTCGGCCGGCCGGGTGCTGACCATCCGCACGAATGTTGCGCGCGAGGACGGCACCGTGGTGCTGGAATTCCAGGAACGCTTCGCCATGCGCGGGCGCGCCACCACCACGGAACTACCGTCCGAGCCGGCCGCCCGCGGGGGAGTGGATGCCGATATTATCGACACCCCCCGTTCGGTGCTGCGCAAGGTCACCGTGCAGGCCCCCACTGATATGACGGCTTTCGCCATTGTTTCCGGTGATTTCAACCCGATTCACGTGTCCCGCAACGCCGCGCTGGTGGCGGGAATGGACGCCCCGCTGGTGCACGGCATGTGGCTGTGCGCCGCCGCCCAGCACGCGGTGGCCGATCCGGTGGCCGGGCGCGCCCCCATGCATATCACCGGGTGGACCTACCGCATGTTCGGCATGGTCAACCTCGGCGACGCGGTGGATATTACCGTGGAGCGCGTGGGCCGGGTGCGCGGGGGCGGGCTCGCCCTCGATGTGACCGCCCGCTGCGGGGATACCGTGGTCTCCCAGGCCTCCTGCACCGTGAGCGCGCCGCGTACCGCCTACGTTTACCCGGGCCAGGGCATCCAGGCCCGCGGCATGACCCTCGATGACCGGGCCGCTTCGGCTGCCGTGCGCGAGGTGTGGGAACGCGCCGACCGCCATACCCGTTCCGCCCTCGGTTTCTCCATCCTCGCGGTGGTGCGCGATAACCCGGTGGAGCTGCGGGTGCGCGATGAGATCTTCCGCCATCCGGACGGGGTCCTCAACCTCACCCAATTCACCCAGGTGGCGCTCGCGACCGTGGCGTTTGCCCAGACCTCACGCTTGCGTGAACAGGGTTCACTGGTAAGCGGTGCTTACTTCGCCGGGCATTCTCTGGGTGAATACAATGCGCTCTCCGCCTACTCGCAGGTCTTTAGCCTTGAGGACGTGCTGGAAATCGTGTACCGGCGCGGTACCACCATGCATCACCTGGTGGAACGCGATGAGCAGGGCCGTTCGAATTATCGTATGGGCGCCTTGCGTCCCAACCAATTTGGGGTGGGCGACGACGCCGTGCGCGACTACGTCGCGCAGGTGGCTGCCGCTTCCGGGGAATTCCTCGAGATCGTCAATTACAACCTGGCCGGCGCCCAGTACGCGGTGGCCGGAACCGTGGCGGGCCTGGAAGCCCTGGAAAAGGACGCCAATGAGCGGGCCCGGCAGGCCGGGGGCAAGCGCCCCTTCATGCTGGTGCCCGGTATTGACGTGCCCTTCCATTCCAGCGTGCTGCGCACCGGCGTAGCCGAATTTGGGGACACCCTGCGCGCTATCGTTCCCGCGGATATTAAGCTCGAGATCCTCGAAGGGCGCTACCTGCCTAACCTGGTGGCCCGTCCCTTCGAGCTCACCGAAGAATTCTGCGATGCTATCCTTGAGGTGGTTCCCTCCCAGGTTGTGCGTGAGATCCGCGCTGATCTGCCCGCGCGTCTGGAGCGCGACCGGGTGGGGACCGCCCGCGAACTCCTGATCGAGCTGCTGGCCTGGCAATTTGCCTCCCCGGTGCGCTGGATTGAAACCCAGGATTACCTCATTGAGGCCGGGGTGGAAGATATCGTGGAAATCGGCCTGGCCGCTTCGCCGACGCTGGCGAATATGGCCACCCGCACCCTCGCGCTACCTAAGCACGCCCAGCGCCACGTGAGCGTGTACAACGTGCAGCGCGATGCCAAGCGGGTCCTGCACGAGGATGTCGCCAGCGCCCCGGTGGCCGAGGACGGGTTCTCGGACGGCGCGGCTTCGGCTGGTGGTGCCCAGGGCGCCGGCGGCGCGAATGGCGCTGCGGCGAACGGCGCGGATACCGCCGCGGCTGCGGCCCCCGAAACCGCTGCTGCTCCCGAAACCGCTGCTGCTGCTCCCGCACTGGATGCGGCGCCGGCCGCCGCAGCTGCGGCAACTCCGGCCGCGGCAGCAACTCCGGCGCCCGCCGCGGCTCCGGCTGGCGATGGTCAACCGGCCGCGGATCTGCCCTTCCGGGCCGGGGACGCCCTGCGCGTCCTGCTGGCCTGGTCCACGAAGATCCGCCTGGACCAGATGGGCGATGCCGATTCGGTAGAAACCCTCACCAACGGGGTTTCCTCCAAGCGCAACCAGATCCTCATGGATATGACCGCCGAATTCGACCTGGCCTCCATGGACGGCGCCGCGGAAGCACCGCTGGCCACCCTGGTTTCCCAGGTGGATCAGGCCGCCCACTCCTATAAGCCCTTCGGCAGCGTGCTGCGCGAAGCCATCGCGGATCGCTTGCGTTCGCTCACCGGCGCGGCCGGCGCCAAGCCGGCCCGGGTGGCCCAGCGGGTGCAGGATACCTGGCAGCTCGGCGAAGGCTGGGTGGCTCACGTGACCGCCACGATTCTCCTGGGTACCCGCGAAGGTAAGTCGGTGCGCGGTGACGAATTGGCTACCCTCCCGCTGGCTCCCACCTCGGCCGCCCAGCTCGATGAGCTCATCGACGCGGCGGTGCGGGCGGTGGGCGCGGCCCACGGCATCAACGTTGCGCTCCCGAGTACCGGGAGCGGGGCGGGCGGCGTCGTCGATTCCGCTGCCCTGGACGCGTATGCCGAACGTATGGACGCGATCCTGGCCGGAACCGCGCGCGATCTGCTCGCGCGCCTCGGCCACAACGAGCGCCCGGAAGCGCCCGCGACCGCTGATGACCTGGCCTTGCGCGAAGCGATGAGCGCGGAACTGGGCAGCGGTTGGGAAGACTTCGTGACCCCGCGTTTCGATCCGGCCCAGGCCGTGCGCCTGTGCGACCGCTGGGCCACCGCCCGCGAGGACGTGGCCAAGATTGCCTTCGGGCGGGAAGTGACCGCCAATTTCACCGGCGTTGGGGAAGAAGTGGCCCGCCAGGCCGAATGGCAGGCGGCCCGCAATCCCAAGCTGGCGGCGCGCTTGACGAAGATCGCCCGCGCTGCCCGCGATACCACCCCGGGGATCTACGCCGGGAAGGTCGCGGTAGTGACCGGTATGGCAGAGAACTCCATCGCGGGTGCGGTGGTGGCCGGGCTGCTGGCCGGCGGGGCAACCGTCGTCGCCACGTCCTCGCGAATCTCCACCGCGCGCCTGAACTTTGCCAAGAAGCTCTACCGCGAGAACGCCATCAACGGTGCCGAACTGTGGCTCATCCCTGCCAACCTCGCCTCCTTCCGCGACGTCGACGCGATCACCGCGTGGATCGGCGCCGAACAGCGCGAAACGGTGGGTGCCACCTCGAAGCTCGTCAAGCCGGCCCTCATTCCTGACCTCCTGGTGCCCTTCGCGGCCCCGCGGGTGAGTGGCTACCTCAGCGATGCCGGCCCCGAAGCGGAAAACCAGGCCCGCGTGCTGCTGTGGAGCGTGGAACGCCTTATCGGTACCCTCGCGAGCCTGGGAACCGATGCCGCTATCGACCATCGCATGCACGTGATTCTGCCGGGCTCCCCGAACCGGGGCTCCTTCGGCGGGGACGGCGCCTACGGCGAAGTCAAGGCCGCGCTGGATGCCGTGGTCAATAAGTGGCGCGTGGAGCCGTGGGGCCAGCGCACCACCATCGCGCACGCGAAGATCGGGTGGGTGCGCGGCACCGGCCTCATGGGCGGGAACGATCCGCTCGTGGAAGCCGTGGAAGCCAAGGGTGTACATACCTGGTCCACGGCGGAAGCCGGGCGCGAACTGCTCACCCTCTTCACTCCCGAATCGGTGGCGGCTGCCCGCACCGCGCCGGTCATCCACGATATGACCGGTGGGCTGGGCGATATTAACCTGCCCGAACTGGCCGCGAGCATCACGCCGCCCGCCCCCGCGCCGGCCGCGGAGGAAGCACCGAGCGTGCGGGCCCTGCCCAGCCCGGTGAGTATCCACCAGCCGACCATGGACCTGGGTGCTTTCGGGAACGGCAGCGCCAAGCCCGAGGACCTCGTGGTGATCGTGGGGCTGGGCGAAACCGGCCCGTGGGGCAGCTCGCGTACTCGGTGGGAAGCTGAACTGGGGATTCAAAGCGACGGCGATGTGGACCTCACCCCGGCCGGGGTACTGGAGCTGGCCTGGATGATGGGCCTGCTCACCTGGTTCGATACCCCGAAGCCGGGCTGGTACACCCCCGAAGGTGAGCTGGTTCCCGAAGAGGATATTTTCGAGCGCTACCGCGACGAAGTTGTGGCACGTTCGGGTATTCGTGCCTTCGTGGATGACGGGCCGCTGGCCGATATCGGGACCACCGATATCGCCCCGGTCTACCTGGAGAAGGACGTGACCTTCACGGTGGACAGCGAAGCGGAAGCCCGCGCCCACGCCGAAGCGGATCCGAGCTTCACCAGCTTCTTCGAGGAAGACGGCGAATGGCGGGTGACCCGCAAGGCCGGGGCACTGACCTACATGCCGCGCCGTACCACCCTCACCCGCCGCGTGGGCGGGCAGTTCCCCACCGATTTCGATCCGGCCAAGTGGGGGATCCCGGCATCGCTGGTGGAGAGCGCCGACCGGATGGCTATCTACAACCTCATGACGGCGGTGGATGCCTTCCTCTCGGCCGGGTTCTCCCCGGCGGAGCTGCTCGAATACGTGCACCCGGTGGATGTGTCCTCCACGCAGGGCACCGGCTTCGGCGGGATGACCTCCATGCGCCGCCTGTACGTGGATCGCTTCCTGGGTAAGGATTACCCGCAGGATATCCTCCAGGAAACCCTGCCGAACGTGATCGCCGCGCACACCATGCAGGCGTATGTGGGCGGGTACGGTTCCATGATTCACCCCATCGGCGCCTGCGCGACCGCCGCGGTATCCGTGGAAGAAGGCGTGGATAAGATCACCACCGGCAAGGCCCAGTTCGTGGTCTCCGGCGCGATTGATGACGTGCAGGTCGAGTCCCTCATCGGTTTCGGTGATATGAATGCGACGGCGGATTCTGCCGCTATGGCAAAGAAGGGCATCAACCCGCGCTTCTTCTCCCGGGCTGGCGATCTGCGCCGCGGTGGCTTCGTGGAAGCCTGCGGCGGCGGCACGGTGCTGCTGGCCCGCGGGGACGTGGCCGCCCAGATGGGGCTGCCCGTCTACGGGGTGGTGGCCTATATCCGCTCCTTCGCGGACGGTATCCAAACCTCGATTCCGGCACCGGGCCTGGGAGCGCTGGCCGCCGGCATGGGCGGAGAGAACTCCGTGCTGGCCACGAACCTGCGCAATCTGGGTGTGAGTGTGGACGACGTCGCCGTGCTTTCCAAGCACGACACCTCCACCAATGCGAATGACCCGAACGAAGCGGAACTTCACGACCGCCTCTTCACGGCGCTGGGCCGCAGCGCGGGTAACCCGCTCTACGTGGTCTCCCAGAAGACCCTGACCGGGCATTCCAAGGGCGGGGCGGCGCTCTTCCAGATGGCTGGCATCACCCAGATGTTCGCCACCGGGAAGATCCCGGGGAATAAGGCCCTGGACTGCTCCGACCCGGCTTTCGAGGAGCGCAGCTACCTGGTGTGGCCGCGCGAGGTCCTCGAGGTGGGCGATATCAAGGCGGCCGTGCTGACCTCGCTCGGCTTCGGGCATGTTTCCGCACTCATGATGCTCGTGCACCCGGCGGCTTTCGAAGCGGCTATCGCCCGCACCAACGGCGCGAAGGCAGCCCAGCTGTGGCGGGAGAGCGCTGATATGCGCCTGCTGGAAGGTGCACGCCACCTGGTTGCCGGAATGGTTGGCCACGCGCCGCTCTACACCGAAACCTCGGTGGATGAGCGCTTCGCAGGGGACCGCCACGAAGGCGAAGCAGCGCTCCTCCTCGATCCGCGCTACCGCCTGGTGAACGGAAAGTACCAGCTGCGCTAG